The following coding sequences are from one Bufo bufo chromosome 2, aBufBuf1.1, whole genome shotgun sequence window:
- the SLC14A1 gene encoding urea transporter 1 isoform X2 has product MESHIPINKDEMEEKKPEESPDRCSHGVGIFCTALHYISGEMKEFGAWLRDKPVPFQFIDWVLRGTSQVMFVNNPLSGLIIIAGLFLQNPWWAIAGCLGTVVSTLTALILSQDRSAIAAGLHGYNGILVGLLMAVFSDKGDWYWWLLIPVTVMSMTCPILSSALASIFSKWDLPVFTLPFNIAVCLHIAATGHYNIFFPTADIKPIDAVPNITWSDVHIPSLLKAIPVGVGQVYGCDNPWTGGIFLVSLFLSSPIICMHAAIGSAFGMIAGLSLATPFEKIYFGLWGYNSVLACIAVGGMFYALTWQTHLLAIACALFCAYLGAALGNMMSVFGLPSCTWPFCLSALIFLLITTNNDGIYKLPLSKVTYPEANRIHFLNLKKDRKQKCNI; this is encoded by the exons ATGGAAAGTCATATTCCCATAAACAAGGATGAAATGGAGGAGAAAAAGCCGGAGGAGAGTCCAGATCGTTGTTCCCATGGGGTTGGAATATTCTGCACTGCTCTCCATTACATCTCAGGAGAAATGAAGGAATTTGGAGCCTGGTTGAGAG ATAAACCAGTCCCGTTCCAGTTCATTGACTGGGTTTTACGAGGCACATCACAGGTGATGTTTGTCAACAATCCTCTCAGTGGACTCATCATAATTGCTGGACTTTTTCTTCAAAACCCCTGGTGGGCCATTGCCGGATGTCTGGGAACTGTAGTGTCAACGCTGACAGCACTTATTCTAAGCCAAGACAG ATCTGCTATAGCTGCAGGGCTGCACGGGTACAATGGAATCTTGGTTGGCTTGCTGATGGCTGTGTTTTCAGATAAAGGGGATTGGTATTGGTGGCTTCTTATCCCCGTGACTGTCATGTCAATGACTTG CCCTATTTTGTCGAGTGCTTTGGCTTCTATATTTAGCAAATGGGACCTGCCAGTCTTCACACTGCCATTCAACATTGCAGTATGCCTGCACATAGCCGCCACCGGTCACTACAATATATTCTTTCCCACTGCTGATATTAAACCAATAGATGCTGTTCCAAACATCACCTGGTCTGATGTCCACATACCTTCG CTGTTGAAAGCCATACCAGTCGGTGTTGGTCAGGTGTATGGATGCGATAATCCTTGGACAGGAGGGATCTTCTTGGTATCTCTGTTTCTTTCCTCCCCAATAATCTGCATGCATGCAGCAATTGGATCAGCTTTTGGAATGATAGCAG GGTTGAGTCTAGCAACACCATTTGAGAAGATTTATTTTGGACTCTGGGGCTATAACTCCGTTTTGGCTTGCATTGCAGTGGGTGGAATGTTCTATGCTCTCACCTGGCAAACTCACTTGCTCGCTATAGCATGTG CTCTCTTTTGTGCCTACCTAGGAGCTGCTCTGGGCAACATGATGTCTGTG TTTGGGCTGCCAAGTTGTACTTGGCCATTCTGCCTGTCAGCACTAATCTTCCTCTTGATAACCACAAACAACGATGGCATTTATAAACTGCCACTGTCAAAGGTCACCTACCCGGAGGCCAATAGAATCCATTTCCTCAACCTGAAGAAGGACAGGAAGCAAAAATGCAACATCTGA
- the SLC14A1 gene encoding urea transporter 1 isoform X1 gives MMKKRKANNSVKTSPHYLKVETMESHIPINKDEMEEKKPEESPDRCSHGVGIFCTALHYISGEMKEFGAWLRDKPVPFQFIDWVLRGTSQVMFVNNPLSGLIIIAGLFLQNPWWAIAGCLGTVVSTLTALILSQDRSAIAAGLHGYNGILVGLLMAVFSDKGDWYWWLLIPVTVMSMTCPILSSALASIFSKWDLPVFTLPFNIAVCLHIAATGHYNIFFPTADIKPIDAVPNITWSDVHIPSLLKAIPVGVGQVYGCDNPWTGGIFLVSLFLSSPIICMHAAIGSAFGMIAGLSLATPFEKIYFGLWGYNSVLACIAVGGMFYALTWQTHLLAIACALFCAYLGAALGNMMSVFGLPSCTWPFCLSALIFLLITTNNDGIYKLPLSKVTYPEANRIHFLNLKKDRKQKCNI, from the exons CATTATCTCAAAGTAGAAACCATGGAAAGTCATATTCCCATAAACAAGGATGAAATGGAGGAGAAAAAGCCGGAGGAGAGTCCAGATCGTTGTTCCCATGGGGTTGGAATATTCTGCACTGCTCTCCATTACATCTCAGGAGAAATGAAGGAATTTGGAGCCTGGTTGAGAG ATAAACCAGTCCCGTTCCAGTTCATTGACTGGGTTTTACGAGGCACATCACAGGTGATGTTTGTCAACAATCCTCTCAGTGGACTCATCATAATTGCTGGACTTTTTCTTCAAAACCCCTGGTGGGCCATTGCCGGATGTCTGGGAACTGTAGTGTCAACGCTGACAGCACTTATTCTAAGCCAAGACAG ATCTGCTATAGCTGCAGGGCTGCACGGGTACAATGGAATCTTGGTTGGCTTGCTGATGGCTGTGTTTTCAGATAAAGGGGATTGGTATTGGTGGCTTCTTATCCCCGTGACTGTCATGTCAATGACTTG CCCTATTTTGTCGAGTGCTTTGGCTTCTATATTTAGCAAATGGGACCTGCCAGTCTTCACACTGCCATTCAACATTGCAGTATGCCTGCACATAGCCGCCACCGGTCACTACAATATATTCTTTCCCACTGCTGATATTAAACCAATAGATGCTGTTCCAAACATCACCTGGTCTGATGTCCACATACCTTCG CTGTTGAAAGCCATACCAGTCGGTGTTGGTCAGGTGTATGGATGCGATAATCCTTGGACAGGAGGGATCTTCTTGGTATCTCTGTTTCTTTCCTCCCCAATAATCTGCATGCATGCAGCAATTGGATCAGCTTTTGGAATGATAGCAG GGTTGAGTCTAGCAACACCATTTGAGAAGATTTATTTTGGACTCTGGGGCTATAACTCCGTTTTGGCTTGCATTGCAGTGGGTGGAATGTTCTATGCTCTCACCTGGCAAACTCACTTGCTCGCTATAGCATGTG CTCTCTTTTGTGCCTACCTAGGAGCTGCTCTGGGCAACATGATGTCTGTG TTTGGGCTGCCAAGTTGTACTTGGCCATTCTGCCTGTCAGCACTAATCTTCCTCTTGATAACCACAAACAACGATGGCATTTATAAACTGCCACTGTCAAAGGTCACCTACCCGGAGGCCAATAGAATCCATTTCCTCAACCTGAAGAAGGACAGGAAGCAAAAATGCAACATCTGA